ATTGCTGTTCGGCGTTATCGGTCTGGCCATGGGTGCGTTTCAGTGGACGGTCAGCCCATGGTTCGTCGCCCTCAAACAAACCCTCGCCCAATGGCTGGTCGAGCACGACCAACTCTGGGCCCTTGAGGACAACGCGCCCTGGTGGCTGCTGACCCATTACCCGCAGCTCAACGACAGCTTCAGCTGGCTCGACGGTTTCAGCATCGTCGCTTACTTGAGTTTGAGTTCGATGGTGTTGGGCACGGCGTTGATGATCCTAATGCGCCTGACGGCTCGACTGGCGCAAGATCCTGCACTGTATTGGCCCCTGGCGCTGACACTCACGCCCTTGGGTGGTGCGGGATTGTTTCTCGGGCTGTCGGCCACAACGGTGAAATTGCTGCGCTATGAAGGTCTGCTACTGGAGTGGGTACAACCGGCCAGGGCTTGTCTGTTAATGGCCGCGATGGGGTGGAGCCTGTTGCTGGGTTGGAAACGGCTGGACCGCGAAGGCCTTTCCCAGGTTCGTCGCTGCGCTGGCAACACTTGCCTGCTACTCGCCATCGGCTTGGTAGGGTTCGACTGGTGGTTGCAGTTCTGGGGCTGGTCCTGAGCGCCCTCATCCACAACCACCAACCCGAATTACCTAGACTTTAAAACGCGCCACCGTCTGGTGCAGCGCCCCGGCCATCTGCGCCAAATCGTGACCTGCGGTGTGAGTATGTTGGGCACCCAGCAAGACCTGCTCTGACAAGTTGCGAATCCCCATCAGATTGCGATCCACCTCACGCGCCACCAATGCCTGCTCCTCCGTAGCGCTGGCAATCATCATGTTGCGCTCGTTGATCTGCGAGATCGACCGGGTGATTTCATCCAATGCATCGCCCGACCGTTGCGCCACTTCCAGGGTGGCCCGCACCAGGTTGCTGCTGCTTTGCATGGCCGTCACCGCATGCCCGGTATCGAGACGAATGTTGCCGATCATCTGCTCGATTTCCTGGGTGGACTCTTGAGTGCGATGCGCCAGGGCGCGTACTTCATCGGCGACCACGGCAAAACCGCGTCCGGCATCGCCGGCACGAGCCGCTTCAATGGCCGCGTTAAGGGCCAGTAAATTGGTCTGCTCGGCGATGCTGCGAATCACGTCCAGCACCTTGCTGATGTCCTGCACCCGGCCCGCCAGTTGCTCGATGCGCTGTGAGGTGTCGGTGACCCCATCGGCCAGTGCGCCGATTGAAACCACTGTTTCCTGAACCTGTTCACGCCCGCGTTGCGCGGTTTGCTCGGACTGCCGCGAGGCCTCGGAGGTGCTGACCGCATTGCGCGCCACTTCATCGACCGCCGCGGTCATCTGGTTCACGGCGGTGGCCGCCTGCTCGATCTCCAGCCCTTGCAATTGCAGGTTGCTGCTGGTCTGGCTGCTGACCGCACTCAGCTCTTCGGAGGAACTGGCCACCTGGTCCACCGACATCGCGATGTGCCTGACCATGGCATTCAGACTTTGCTGCATCTGATGCATGTTCATCATCACGCTGCCGCCGGCACTTGAGTTCACGGGTACCTGAATCGTCAGGTCGCCTTGAGCGATCTGATTTAAAAACCGTGCGGCATCATCCGGCTCGCCGCCCAATGGACGGGTCACACTGCGCGTGACGATCACCGCCGCGGCGATGACAAGCGCCACACAGAACAAAAACAACCCGAGCATATTGCGCCGGGCATCGCTGTACAGTGCCTGCGCCGACTGCTCCCGGTCGGCGAATATTTTGCCTTGCAGCGCCATCAACTGATCCAGGCTGCCATAAACCTCGCGTTCGGCCGGCACGACCTTTTGTTTCAGCTGTGCCATGGCGTCATCGAAAGCCCCTTGCCGGATCAACACCTGCACTTGAGTGAACGCCGCCACGTAGGCTTCACGATTCTTCTTCAACGCGGCATAAGCGGTTTTGCCCTCTGGCAAATAGAACAATGGTTCAAGCGTATCGAGTGCCTGGGTAATCCGTTTCTTGGTAGCGTCGATTGACTGCTGCACCTGCTGATTATCTTTATCGATCAGTAGATCCCGGGTGTTCCTGGCGTTATCACGCACGCCGGTGGCGATGACCATGATCGGATCGATCTTCGGCCAGTCCTGCTTGACGATTACTACCGCCTGTTCCTTGAGCGTTGCCAGATCGTGCAACGCGTAAAACGCCATGCCCATCAGCGCCAACGGCGCGATGGCAAAGCCGATGACGATACGTTGTGCTGTCGTTAATTTGGCCATATCAAATGCTCCCTGTTTGATACCTGCCGATTGGCAGCGCATTTGAAAACCTAATGATGGATGTCACCGTTAAACGTTGATTCGCAGCCACGGTTACCCCCGTAACACGAAAGCGGGAAACAGCTCGCGCATGGTTTCCCATAAGTCAGGTAGCAAGGCTTGTGCCGAAACACTCGGCAGCAACGGATCGAACATCCGCTCGGTGCGGACCAACTGCACGGCGAAGCGTTTGACGCCGAGTTCGCTCAAGCGCTTGGCGAGGATCAGCAGACGCGCCGGTTCAAACAGATGCCAATGCACGGTGGTGCGACATTCGTAGTCGACACCGCTGGCCAGCAGATGCTCAAGGCTGCGCCAGTTGGCCGTTCCGCTGCCTTCGACCCGGGTGATCGCCTGGCAATCCTCGGGCAACGCCTTGACATCGAAACCGACCCAATCGGCCCCGGCCAGTGCCTTGGCGAACGCCGCGGGTTTGATGCCGGCGCTGTGCAAACCGATACGAAATCCCATCGCCCGCACCTCCTCCATGGCGCCGAGCAAACCGTCCTGCAGGGTCGGCTCACCGCCACTGAACACCACCGCATCGAGCAGGTCCTGACGCCGTTTCAGAAACGCCAGCACCCGCCGCCAATCCACCTCGTCTGCGCCTCGAGGCGGAATCAACTGCGGGTTATGGCAGTAACGACAACGCCAGGCGCAACCCTGGCAAAACAGCACGCAGGCGAGCTGTCCCGGATAGTCGATAGTGGTCAGGGGCACCATGCCCCCGACCCGTAGCGTTCGACTCACTGGCGCCCGGCCAGTGCCGCGCTTTCAGTGAAGTGCACCCGCTCGCGGTGCTCCGACTGTTTGCCTGGATTGAACGCCGACACAGGGCGGTGATAGCCCATCACCCGGGTCCAGACTTCGCAGCGTTGACGTTGAGCCTGGGGCAGTGTTTGCGATGCAGTCATGGTGAAGCTCCTTGCGGTTGAGTGGATCGAAATCAATGAACGGTGCCGAGCTTCTGTTCTTGCAGCAGCAAGACCTCGTCGCATTTGGGGCAGAACTCATGCTCGCCATCGAGGTAGCCGTGCACCGGGCAGATGGAGAACGTCGGGGTCACGGTCAGGTACGGCAGGCGGAAGCGGCCAAGGGCTTTGCGCACCAGTTGCTTGCACGCCTCGGTCGAGGAAATCCGCTCGGCCATGTACAGATGCAAGACGGTACCGCCGGTGTATTTGCATTGCAGTTCGTCCTGAAGTTCCAACGCCTCGAAGGGGTCTTCGGTGTAGCCCACGGGCAGTTGGGAGGAGTTGGTGTAATACGGCGCTTGCACGCTGCCGGCCTGGAGAATGCCGGGGTAACGCTTGAGGTCTTCCTTGGCGAAGCGGTAAGTCGTGCCCTCGGCCGGCGTCGCTTCAAGGTTGTACATGTGGCCGGTTTCTTCCTGGAACCGCAGCAACGTGGCGCGCACATGATCGAGCATCTTCAAAGCGAACTGGCGGCCCTGCTCGGTGTGCATGCCCTCCTCGTCGCCGGTGAAATTGCGCAGCATTTCATGCATGCCGTTGAGGCCGATGGTGGAAAAATGGTTGCGCAGGGTTCCGAGGTATCGCTTGGTGTACGGGTACAAACCGGCATCCATGTGGTGCTGAATCACCTTGCGCTTGACCTCCAGGCTTTCCATCGCCAGTTCCATCAGAGTGTCCAGACGCTGCAGTAAACCGCTGGTATCACCCTTGAACACATAGCCCAGCCGAGCGCAGTTGATGGTGACAACGCCGAGCGATCCGGTCTGTTCCGCTGAGCCGAACAAGCCGCCACCACGCTTGAGCAACTCGCGCACATCCAGCTGCAAACGGCAGCACATCGAGCGCACCTGATTGGGTTGCAGGTCCGAATTGAGGAAGTTCTGGAAATACGGCAGACCGTACCGCGCGGTCATCTCGAACAGACGATCGGCGTTTTCACTGTCCCACGGAAAGTCATGGGTGATGTTGTAGGTCGGGATCGGAAAGGTGAACACCCGCCCTTTCGCGTCGCCGGCCTGCATCACTTCGATGTAAGCGCGGTTGAGCAGCTCCATTTCGGCTTGCAGGTCACCATAGGCAAACGGCATTTCTTCACCGCCGATGACGGGTATCTGCTCACGCAAATCCTGGGGGCACACCCAGTCGAAGGTCAGGTTGGTAAATGGCGTCTGCGTGCCCCAGCGTGACGGTACGTTGAGGTTGTAGATGAACTCCTGGATCGCCTGGCGTACTTCCTGAAAACTCAGTTGATCCTTGCGCACGTAGGGCGCCAGATAGGTGTCGAACGAGCTGAACGCCTGGGCGCCGGCCCATTCGTTTTGCAGGGTGCCGAGAAAATTCACCATCTGCCCCAAGGCACTGCTCAAGTGCTTTGGCGGACCGGCTTCGACACGCCCCGGCACACCGTTGAGCCCTTCATGCAACAGGGTGCGCAGCGACCAGCCGGCGCAGTAACCGGCGAGCATGTCGAGGTCGTGCACATGCAAATCCGCCTCACGGTGGGCCTGGCCGATGGCCTCGCTGTACACCTCGTCCAGCCAGTAGTTGGCAGTGACCTTGCCCGACACGTTCAACACCAGTCCGCCCAGTGAATACCCCTGATTGGCGTTGGCCTGGACCCGCCAGTCTTCACGGTCCAGGTATTCGTTCATCGAAGTCGCCACCTCGACCATGGTCCGGCGGTCGCGGCGCAAGCGCCCGTGCTGTTCGCGGTAGACGATGTAGGCACGCATGGCGAGGAAATATCCGGCGTCCATCAACACCCGTTCAACGCGGTCCTGGATTTGCTCGACATGGAGTCTTGGCAAACCTTCGAGCCTGGCCAATACCGCGTTAAGCAAGCCTTCAACCTCAACCTCGGCGTACTCCCCCGTCGCCTTGCCGGCGGCGATCAATGCCTGACGGATTTTGTCGGCATCGAAGGCGACCTGACTGCCATCGCGTTTGTGCAAGCGGTTACATCCTACTGCGATCAGCGTACTTTGCATTCGGCCTCCAGATACTACATATAGATGTTTATAGACAAATAAACACAACATGCAGTGAAGACTACGGACAAAGGGCTGATCTGCAATTGATCGACATCAAGATTTCCCGGCGAAAAAACGTCCGATGACGGCAGAAGAAAATCTAATGTGGGAGCGAGCCTGCTCGCGATGACTGCAGCACGCTCAACATTGATGTCGATTGTTCTACCGCTATCGCGAGCAGGCTCGCTCGCACATTGATTTGCTGTGTTTTACAGATCAGCTCAACCGCCACTCATGTTCATGAACCGTACAATCTGCACCTCCCCTTCGGGGCTGAAATCGTGGCGCAACGGCTTGCCGCGCAAGGCCTTCTGCACAGCATTGATCACGGGCTGATCATCCAGCGGATAACGCCGCAGCAATCCTTTTAAATCCAGGGCATCGTCCTGCCCCAAACACAGCAACAGCTTCCCTTCAACGGTCATCCGTACCCGGTTGCAGCTGCCGCAGAAGTTGTGGCTGTTGGGTGAAATGAAACCGATCCGGGTCTCCGGATGGCGTTCCAGGCGCACGTAGCGCGCCGGTCCACCGCTGTTTTCAGTGCTGTCGAGTAACCGATGCTGGCTGGCGATCAGCGACCGAACCTCGTCGCTGGAACAAAACGATTCACCCCGGGAACGCCCGACATCGCCCAAGGGCATTTCCTCGATGAAACTGATATCGATGCGCTGGTCGATGGCGTACTGCACCAACGCCGGGACTTCATCAAAGTTGCGGCCCTTCATCACCACGCAGTTGAGTTTGATTCGCTCGAACCCCGCGTCCCGTGCTGCCTCGATGCCGTTGAGCACTTGATCGAGATCGCCAATGCGAGTGATCGCGCGAAACTTCTGCCCGTCCAGGCTATCGAGGCTGATGTTCATCCGCTTCACCCCGGCATCGACCAACGGCCGGGCCAGACGGCCCAGCTGCGAGCCGTTGCTGGTCATCACCAATTCGCGCAAACCGGGCAACGCGGCGATGTTGCGACAAAGTTCGACAATGCCCGGACGAATCAGCGGCTCGCCGCCGGTCAGGCGAATCTTGCGTACACCCAGGCCAACGAACAGCGTTGCCAAACGCTGCAACTCTTCAAGGGTGAGCACCTGCTGACGCGGCAGGAAGGTCATGTTTTTCGCCATGCAATACACACAGCGAAAATCACAGCGGTCCGTCACCGACATCCGCAGATAATCAATCTGCCGTCCAAAGCCATCCTGCATTACAGCGTTCATCACATCTCCCGGTTTACCTTGATGCTCACTGCACCAGCGGTGAGTCGGCGCCCTGCAGATGGATACCGCGAATATCCGCCGCACCGATCAGGGTTTGCAGGTATTGCACCAGGGCTTTTTGCCAGACGCCTTGCTGCAACTGCGTGCGAATCGCCGTCGACACCACTTCATAGGGCAACGGCATGCCTTCGATTCGCTGATCGACACTGACTACATGCCAGCCGTAGCGACTTTCCAGCGGTTTGCTGGCCAGGCCCGGTGCCAGAGTGAACAACTGACGTTCCAGTTCAGGCACGGTCTGGCCCTTACTGATCTGCCCCAAAGAACCACCCTGGGCCTTCGACGGGCAGGCCGAATAGTTCACCGCCAGTTCGGCGAAAGTGCCGGGGAATTCTTCCAGACGTTGCAGCAGGATTTCCGCCTGAACATGCGCAAGGCTGCGCGCCTCGACATCGTCCGGCGCACATTCGAGCAGGATGTGCCGCACCGCCAGCAACGGAGCACTGTGGAAGCGTCCGCGATTGTTTTCGTAGTAACGAAGACTGGTTTCCTCGTCGCACTGCGGCACATGCACCTCGCGTTCAAGCAACAAACGCGTGGCCGCTTCTTCTTCGTTCTCGCCAGCACCGATCTCCATCGATACGCCGAGTTCGGCAATGCGTTGCTGCAACAACTCGCGGATCACCAGTGCCCGGGCGGCCAAGTACACCGCTTCTTCGCGGCTTTCGGCCGGGTGATATTGCAGCTCCTGGGCCATCGCTTCCGGCGTGATCGACACCTCGTTGACGCTGATGATCGGCCACTCCTGTTCACTGCTGGCGATCAACTGCGCCGGGGCGTCATCGGCCCCTGCGGGCTCAACCGGCAGCGCTTCGAACTGCGCCTCTGCGACCGGCGCCATGTC
This DNA window, taken from Pseudomonas fluorescens NCIMB 11764, encodes the following:
- the moaA gene encoding GTP 3',8-cyclase MoaA, translating into MNAVMQDGFGRQIDYLRMSVTDRCDFRCVYCMAKNMTFLPRQQVLTLEELQRLATLFVGLGVRKIRLTGGEPLIRPGIVELCRNIAALPGLRELVMTSNGSQLGRLARPLVDAGVKRMNISLDSLDGQKFRAITRIGDLDQVLNGIEAARDAGFERIKLNCVVMKGRNFDEVPALVQYAIDQRIDISFIEEMPLGDVGRSRGESFCSSDEVRSLIASQHRLLDSTENSGGPARYVRLERHPETRIGFISPNSHNFCGSCNRVRMTVEGKLLLCLGQDDALDLKGLLRRYPLDDQPVINAVQKALRGKPLRHDFSPEGEVQIVRFMNMSGG
- a CDS encoding methyl-accepting chemotaxis protein, translating into MLGLFLFCVALVIAAAVIVTRSVTRPLGGEPDDAARFLNQIAQGDLTIQVPVNSSAGGSVMMNMHQMQQSLNAMVRHIAMSVDQVASSSEELSAVSSQTSSNLQLQGLEIEQAATAVNQMTAAVDEVARNAVSTSEASRQSEQTAQRGREQVQETVVSIGALADGVTDTSQRIEQLAGRVQDISKVLDVIRSIAEQTNLLALNAAIEAARAGDAGRGFAVVADEVRALAHRTQESTQEIEQMIGNIRLDTGHAVTAMQSSSNLVRATLEVAQRSGDALDEITRSISQINERNMMIASATEEQALVAREVDRNLMGIRNLSEQVLLGAQHTHTAGHDLAQMAGALHQTVARFKV
- the nrdD gene encoding anaerobic ribonucleoside-triphosphate reductase, which codes for MTASQTLPQAQRQRCEVWTRVMGYHRPVSAFNPGKQSEHRERVHFTESAALAGRQ
- a CDS encoding peptidylprolyl isomerase, encoding MSGGCGCGGGNGGGGGCGSSKKSEAVLDMAPVAEAQFEALPVEPAGADDAPAQLIASSEQEWPIISVNEVSITPEAMAQELQYHPAESREEAVYLAARALVIRELLQQRIAELGVSMEIGAGENEEEAATRLLLEREVHVPQCDEETSLRYYENNRGRFHSAPLLAVRHILLECAPDDVEARSLAHVQAEILLQRLEEFPGTFAELAVNYSACPSKAQGGSLGQISKGQTVPELERQLFTLAPGLASKPLESRYGWHVVSVDQRIEGMPLPYEVVSTAIRTQLQQGVWQKALVQYLQTLIGAADIRGIHLQGADSPLVQ
- a CDS encoding anaerobic ribonucleoside-triphosphate reductase activating protein; protein product: MVPLTTIDYPGQLACVLFCQGCAWRCRYCHNPQLIPPRGADEVDWRRVLAFLKRRQDLLDAVVFSGGEPTLQDGLLGAMEEVRAMGFRIGLHSAGIKPAAFAKALAGADWVGFDVKALPEDCQAITRVEGSGTANWRSLEHLLASGVDYECRTTVHWHLFEPARLLILAKRLSELGVKRFAVQLVRTERMFDPLLPSVSAQALLPDLWETMRELFPAFVLRG
- a CDS encoding ribonucleoside triphosphate reductase, coding for MQSTLIAVGCNRLHKRDGSQVAFDADKIRQALIAAGKATGEYAEVEVEGLLNAVLARLEGLPRLHVEQIQDRVERVLMDAGYFLAMRAYIVYREQHGRLRRDRRTMVEVATSMNEYLDREDWRVQANANQGYSLGGLVLNVSGKVTANYWLDEVYSEAIGQAHREADLHVHDLDMLAGYCAGWSLRTLLHEGLNGVPGRVEAGPPKHLSSALGQMVNFLGTLQNEWAGAQAFSSFDTYLAPYVRKDQLSFQEVRQAIQEFIYNLNVPSRWGTQTPFTNLTFDWVCPQDLREQIPVIGGEEMPFAYGDLQAEMELLNRAYIEVMQAGDAKGRVFTFPIPTYNITHDFPWDSENADRLFEMTARYGLPYFQNFLNSDLQPNQVRSMCCRLQLDVRELLKRGGGLFGSAEQTGSLGVVTINCARLGYVFKGDTSGLLQRLDTLMELAMESLEVKRKVIQHHMDAGLYPYTKRYLGTLRNHFSTIGLNGMHEMLRNFTGDEEGMHTEQGRQFALKMLDHVRATLLRFQEETGHMYNLEATPAEGTTYRFAKEDLKRYPGILQAGSVQAPYYTNSSQLPVGYTEDPFEALELQDELQCKYTGGTVLHLYMAERISSTEACKQLVRKALGRFRLPYLTVTPTFSICPVHGYLDGEHEFCPKCDEVLLLQEQKLGTVH